A segment of the Populus nigra chromosome 12, ddPopNigr1.1, whole genome shotgun sequence genome:
tttaattttttttttgcaaaaaattaaaaaaattttatatgttttgaatagtCTTGACGTGTTGATctcgaaaaataattttttaaaaataaaaaaatatcattttaatacattttgacacaaaaaattatttaaaatatcacaGCAACCACACTCCTGAAcacccaaatattaaaaattcttttcaagAGTTAATTGAGTAGACAATACGTcctagaatttgtttttcacttttttttaggtcgcaatataaatttaaatctaacTACAAaagtagtatttttattttattaaatatgttttttaaagtattttttacttgaaaaaattaaattaatgctttttgatatggtttttttttatgattttgataaataaatatataaaaaaatctgaaaaatatttttaaaaaacactttgcatCGCGTTATCGAATGCACATTAAAAGAGTGTTTGAGAATGTAGTagcgtttattttttaaagtacttttcactcgaaaatatattaaaataatattttttaaattttttaaaaattatttttaatatcatcatattaaaatgatttaataatataaaaaattaaacaaaaaagattcaaattttttaaaagcatggtTTCAACCAAGTTCCTAAACATTACCAAAATACACATGATTTATTAACATTTTAGAGAAGtatgaaattgagtttcagCAAGAAGTAAAATGCTCAAGAAACAATATAACTTTTATTAAGGATTAGAATAATGATGTAATTTAGAAATGCTCAAGAAACAATATAACTTTTATTAAGGATTAGAATAATGATGTAATTTAGAGATGCACGGATCAAATTGCCTTAAATGAAAATGAGTAAGGCAATATTTGAAAACACgattgtaattatattttttaaaaatttaaaaattatattttatttaaaattaaattttttatgttttatattattttaatatgttaatactaaaattaattttttaaaagttaaaaaatattattttaatatatttttaaataaaaaatattttaaatcataatcatTACCGCTATTTCAATATTTCCTGAATGGTTAAACtttgaattgaagaaggcgATTATTTTGACTTGTCCACGGTTATGCCATTTCCATTGGCTGTGGAGCTAAAAGAACCACCCATGTCCCCATCTACTACGGTCAAATTTCCAAACGTAAGggataagaaaaataagcatgagAAAGTCTAATTTTGATATCATGgttacatgataaaaataaaataaaaaaaagtaaaagatgctattattttttatatatataataaaagagaTTATATTTGAGACAATAATTTCCTTAAACCTAGATTAAGGAGAACCTCTTCCTTTATATACACTGATGGGGCTCTAGAGGGTAGGAGTGTGGCGCCATTGTCCTACAGATCTgtttattcttgtattttaaaagtatttttgaaaaaaattaattttttttattttaaattaatattttttaatgtttttaaatcattttgatgcgctgatgttagaaataatttttttaaaataaaaaatatatattatcttaatatatttataagtgaaaaacacttaaaaaaataaccgcaaTCACAATATCAATCCATACTATTCATCTTAAAAACTTTGTCAAGCTATTCCCATTCCAATTTTTGTGGTTTATTTTCAACCTTTTCCcttatttattgttttctataGCCATTAAACCTTgtattttcaacatttaatattattattttgtagtgTATCGCTATATTACAtaatttcaatttgaaattCTTAACCCTctcaaaagattttaaatttagtctttaatttgatagaatataaaattgtattaaatacTGAAAATAATACATAGCCATTAAAAGATTTGCAAAGCCAAAATAAAGATTACATGTGTAATAATTGATTATAATAAAGTGAAAAAAGAGTCGTGAAGAGAGTCGAATATGGACATTCTTGacaatataaagaataaaaaaaagataagattttatatttttttagtagtaGGTTTAACTTTCAGATTGGTTgtgttttattctattttttaatttttaatttttaaaatttaaatatttgataatttattatttatcttaatatatCATACTAATatggaatataaaaaaatcttaattaatatataaatcgatctaaaattattttttaagatcgaAATAAAGGATAACCTAgtagattttaatttcttcttgtaattttttattttaaaataaaaaacagttaataatgaaaaacaatattcttTATATAATGTTGAGATTTCAAAAGTGAAATGCAAcatatgggataaaaaagagaatgtaaaaaagattaataaataaaaataatgattttaaagttACCACAATAAACTTTCATTACTATGTCACACAAGCCATGTTCTACCAGCACACATTTATCATAACACACCCAACTACCGCTGAAAGGTACTCAAAGCATCCATTAAACTGTAActcaaactaaaaaatcataaaattgcagataaaaaaataaatattaaagggcAAAATGGGCAATGTGATGGATATGTGAATATAAGAAACATTAAGggcaaataaataatgaaactgctacaactctctctctctctctctctccctctctctccctgcACTTGTTGTTCTTTCCTGTCAGGTGTCTGGCTTCTTTATAGTTAAATCTCCCTCTCTCCTTGTCTCTCTCTCGAGCTGCTAAAAACTGAAGAGAAACAAGCTTGCTACAGCAATGCAGGTTGGTTAGTTTTAAGTTAAAGTTTCTTGAATCAGTGAGAAAAAGAACAGAATCCTATTTcagtgtttttctttctatgaaatTGCTTTTTGTATGCAGACAAGAACAGTAGAAGTGAGGAATGTATCAGATCTTGCTAGTGAGAGAGAAGTTCACGAGTTCTTCTCCTTCTCTGGCGAAATCGAAAACATTCACATCCAACGGtactactctttttttttggtgtgtttgCTTGCTGAGAAATGAACGAAACTGGAAAGTTGTGGAAAACTGGATCTtgggtttttggatttttatgttatttcagTGTAGTATTAGTGTTTCTTgagtggttttttatttttctagtttttgagACTTCTGTcaagaaaaaatgaaggaaagtGACATCATTATGCGGAATTTATTTCTGGTTTTTCTAGTTAAGATACGAAAACGAGTGAAGCTGAGTTATTTGACTGTTATGTTTGCTTAATTGAACATGTGGTTTTTGGATGCAGTGACAATGGGCAATCAAAGACTGCATTTGTTACCTTCAAAGATCCTAAAGCACTTGAAATTGCCTTGTTGTTATCGGTGGGTTcacttgttttcttgttttgttgttgttgttgttatttttaaattttaccttGTATTTCCCAGTTGATAATCAGATGAGTTATGAGATGCACTTTAATTTCTGTAATTcgaagaattgtttttttttattttttttaatgatgtatTAATTATTAGAAATATCTAGATAAGCTGATCTGAACTTCTGTTGatgttcattttgatttttcctcAAGAAAGacttttgttttgaaaagtaGAAAGTGCTAGTCAGTCTTATTTCATCTTCTCCATTGtaataaaagaagaatataTCTCTGGAAAGGAAAGGGTGGAAGCTAAGTAGCACAGGAAAAAGAGGGCGAGACAGGCTATCTGTTCATGCTGATTGTATTGTGGAGTAGAAGAAGTTGACTGTTGCTACAATAAATTGTTGTTCTCTTACTAAATTGGCCTGCGATTCATTTGATGGAATGTAAATGACCCCTTTTGAAATGCCAAGTTCCATAAAATTTGTTTATGTAGCATAATGTATTTTGGAAAGGAATATTTTTGGGTCTTAAGCTTGCAATTGGCTAACCCTCTCAATTGGCATAATTAATCTGTAGAGTATAATTTGTGTGTTTGTGATGCAGGGAGCAACTATAGTTGACCAGATAGTGGCTATAACTCCTGTGGAAAATTATGTACCAAATCATGAGCCACAGGTTTTTCCACTATCAAGTTATTCAAATCTCTTTCAAATgattttgcaaaatatttatgttCTCAAGTGCAATTTATGCAGGAAGTAAGGAATATGGACATCGCTATACATGTAGTTCCTTCTGAAGACTTCTCATCAAATGttgaggtagtcaaaatcaccaGTGCTAATCTTACTTGGAGTATTCTTAGATGTATCCATCTATTTTATGGTGGATGTGAGAGACTTTTCATAACTAGAAAAACTTTGCTGCTATAGAGAAATTATATTTGTGATTATTGTCTTATATTTGCTaatgaaattgattaaatactGAAAACACCTAGTTGCTACATGCTTATCTTTTATAGTTGAGCGAGATGAATCTTTATCCTCACTATTCTTACCTTATTTGTCTTCATTCACCAGGAGCCATTTTACTTGTGCTTTAGGGTGATAGGTGGTTTGTGACCTGCATATTTGTCTCAACATGGGtctgtttattaattttaaaacatagtgACTTTGAGTATTTAAGGTACCCTTAGTTCTTGTATAGTGGTTTAGGGCTTCAAATCTTAGCTTTCAACTTTATTGTTTTAAGTCTGTCCTGTCTCTCTCAGCAGGGGAAAACTAGCCCTTCAGGCAGCGGAAGAGTCTATGTCAGTAGAGCACAAGAAGTTGTCACAAGTATGCTAGCAAAAGGTTCAGCTATTGGCCAAGATGCAATGAATAAGGCCAAGGCATTTGATGAGAAACATCGCTTGAGTGCCAATGCATCTGAGAAGGTAATTTCATTTGATCGAAGAGTTGGGCTAACAGAGAAATTGACTGTTGGAATTTCGGTAGTTAACGAGAAAGTGAAGTCTGTTGACCAAAGGCTTCATGTATCGGATAAAACAATGGCAGCGATATTTGCAGCTGAAAGGAAGATAAATGACACAGGATCAGCTGTAAAATCAAGCAGGTAGAATCTCTTCCTTGAGATTATATTCTCTAGTTCCTCGATTTGATACTAGCATTTTGTATGAATGGGATTGGTTGATGtaattatttctgtttttttccacCCTTGTGGGATGAATCCCTGCCCCTTGTTTCTGGATGTTTCAAATAATGGATATTAGAAGAAATGTACTTCAACAATTCTGTTTTTTCTGTATCTAAAGCTGAATATTGTGGAAGATGTGGAGGAAAGTTTTGGAATAGTAATTTCATCTCTGGTGGCGTGACTTATAAAATGcatcatgattttcttttttcacacaATGCATGATTCCCTAATCTTTGCGATGATGTAGAACACGTAGGAGTATTAAACTGGCAACTactatagatatttttttcatgactgAGCAAGTGAGTGAGCTCTTTTTGGCCTAAATgaatttgcttttgttttcctATTTCAACAGAACACATCATCTATATCTCTAGGAATTTTATTTTAGGATGTATTTTGCATATTTATTGCACACATTTAGATCCAATCAattactcttttttaattctaatggATCCTTAATGAGATTAATCTCTGGGTAGAACCTAACCTTTTTAAGAAAATACACagaattttcttgcaatttggatCAGATGACCCTGAAAATTGATCCAGTGTCGACCCCTCTTGTTTTTCTTCACCAACCTCTGTTTAGAAGAGACAATGGACTGACATTGAATATAATGTCATCTTTGATATCCTCCTTATATCATCAACCTCAGcctaatcatcatcatcatctaaacAAGTTTTGGCTTCTCTATTTGAAGTGCATTAATTTTCACAACAATATTATACTTTGgcatttgattttggttttaattatgCACTTGGAAAAGTGaatcaacaccaaaaaaatgtAACATTCGAGTTCTGTTTTGACTTGGTACAGGTATGTGAGTGCTGGGACAGCATGGCTAAATGGTGCCTTTAGCAAGGTAGCGAAGGCTGGGCAGGTTGCTGGTACAAAAACAAGAGCAAAGTTCAATTTGGCTGTTTCGAATTTGACTGCTAAGGTAGGTTCTACTCTTGGAGCTAATATTATCAGATGGACATtgaaaatcatttatttatatatttattcataTATAATGATCATAAGATGTATTTTCTTTAGAGTTCAGTATCACTGTAAATTAGAACTTATGATGGGTTCATCCTGATGACAAAAGGCCATGAAGCCATTTATGTGCTTAGGGTGACAGAATTGTCCTTtggctttattattattagtggtCTTGGCACTGTCGAGGATAAATTAATTGTCAAATTGAAGTATTGAGAGATAGAAGAGTAACTGATACGCTAAAACCCAAAAGTAAGAAACATCAATATAAAAGCAAGGGAGAGTGACACCCAAAAGCATCCCTGGTAGAAAAAAGAAGTAGaacaaagaaataacaaaaagaatacGAGGAAGACACTAAAGAGATAGTGAGGTTGGGGGtttgaaaataataagggaCTGCTTAGATTTTCTGTTAAAATCCCAAGAAAATGGATTGTATAGGCAACAACAAATGGAGAGATTTTGATTGAAAGCCAAAAGAGTCcgcagaataaaaaataaataaattatctaagCTCTATAGATTACATTGCCAGGCACCCTTTGTCTCTTTTCTCTGTGCTTCCATTGTTTTGTCTTTGAATCGGTTCCTTTTAATCTTTTATGGCAAAATTGTCTTATAATTAGGAAAAATAGAGAGGTGGGCTGCTGGGTTAGAAGTTTTAGGTGTTAATTGTGTAACACGTGAATAGCACATGAGATTTTgcgtgtttgatattatggtgaATGGTATTTTTGAAAAGTTTCCTTTAATtgataatgtattaaaatgatgttttttatatatatacttttttattttttaatattcgctcatcaaaaccatttaaaaacaacaaaaaaaaaaacatcaatatgcCTTTTcagacaacaaaaaaacattttgaaaagtagaagctattgaaaaaaaaaaaaaactcgctTTATCAAAGAAAATGGATAGAAGGTAACAAAGGGTTCTATTAATAGCTTCCCATAGTAGAGGATGTTAATTCAAACTCCAAAAGAATAATGTTTCTCCATCCAAATGTCATATTTCAAGGGATCTTTGTATGGATTCACCTCTTGTTTACTAGTGCAAGAAATGTTGGCGCTAATGCCATGTAAAAAAGTTGATTAATTACGCCTTGACTTGGTTTTCTGTTTTTGAAGCGATAATTTTCCTTGTTTTGTGAATTGCAGGAATCTCCGATCGCTGTATGAGACAGAAATTCAGTGTCAGCTGAAAGTTGCTTCATCAAACGTTTTGCTGCATGCATTTAACTGCTATGGTGCTCCAATCATCAAATTTGGAGAACAGGATTTATTGAATTCGGAGTTGCTGGCTTGGTGAAGAATGAGAGTAATTTGTGCAGTGTTCCCTTTATGCATTCTTCTATGGTTTGATTCATGTGTGTCGATTCAATTCAATACTTgcatatttttcaatattctttGGTTCCTAGGGTATTATTATAGCCTATGGCATCCTTGTAATTTTGTAGTTTGCAACATTGTTTCTAAGTCAATGAAAATTCACCAAGAGGCTACCACTTCCTGTTGCCAATTTAtggtttccttttcttcatcttctttcacCAGACCAACTTATTTGAACCATCCTGGTGCTGCCTTGAAACCGATGTTATCTATGTTTTAGGAGAAACTTGACTGGCGATTTGGAGTGTAATCGTTGTTTTGTAAGAGTCAAGTATTTTACTAGAGCTATTGGCTATGGTGCTGCTGTCAAAAACACAGTTTCCTCGATTTGCTTGACAGTATTCTCCTCCGCTTGCCCCTTTGGCAGATACATGGAAACAAAAGTTGTGGCAGTTCTTCCATGTGGAACACGCtcattgaagaaaaaagagaatagATGTATCAAATAAATACGCAGGGCTGTCACTTTCAGTGTTATCTCTTGTCAAGTTCTGTCCATCCAAATAAATGCTTACTTGTAATGTGATTGTTTCTTGTTCATAATCTGTGGTCAGCGACAACTCAGCTGTCTGTCAcgaccttatatatatatatatatatatatatgaaaggataTGCTCATGTATGCCCAAaactcaagcaaaaaaaaatcttaatcctCAAGGACATTGGTGGTTGGGGATCCCATCCCAGAGCTCTATTTGTAATAAGCTAGTTTACATGAGAAGCCAAAACAGAGTCATGGCCGTGACGTCCAGCAACTAGAAATTTCAGAGAGGCCATGCGCATTTCTTCTTGTGGAATATGCGTGTGATGCCAAGAGGTTCAAGCGGGGAAAGTTGTCCTTTGGTCACCCTCTGGCGATTGCTTCAAAGAGCATAGACACGACACAACcaccttttaaaatttcatgCCATAGCTGTTAATTGTAGCTGCTGAAAGGTTAGCATGGATTGATTAAAGGAAGGTGGAAGCACGTTGGGAGAGTTGAATTTGTGGGTTTCACGTCAATGCCAAGCATGTTCGACACTTTTTGTGCATGGATCATGTGGTCTTCCCTGTAATTTCAAGCTTTGAGTGGAGATTACTTGCAAGTTTAACTTTCTTGTCTGGAAACGGAATCTGCAAGGGGAAAAGAGGTAGCAGCCATTTGACTATGCTGTTCAAACCCGTTACTCTCTCTACTAGACGAATTAGAAAACATTATGGTGCACTTGAGGGTATAGCTGCTGTGGttaatcgtgtgacttgttctgtccccgtcccgggttcgatccTCTATGTGAACGCCTGTTACTCCCAcagtgccttacctgctcctggacttgcaggatgtccagcgggccgtggagaatagtcgtggtgcgcgcaagctggcccggacaccccatgtaaatcaaaaaaaaaaaaacattatggtaATTCATTAATCAGATTATCCTAACACATTGAAAATACTAGAAGTCATTATAGTTCTTAGTAAATTATTGAAGTCGGTTAGTAACAATTCTTTGCCATGGTTGAGTTGGATAGCGCATGGGACAACCTCGTGGCTGGGTCTTTGAGAGCTAGGAGGCgcatgaattttgatttttttttttaaataaagggtggatgaaataaaaaaataattaaagaaggaTCAGGTGCGCATGCCTGCCTCCAAGCCcaccatttataatttttttttttttttaaattgaacatcttgttttttaaaacgtttagaattttcaaattattaatatttttttataaaatcctcaattataattttattactatttataatttttttgttttttaaaaaatcagatataaaaaaagctgaaataaaagttattctaaaaaatatttcttaatttaaaaagataatataaaaaacaggcTGCAAGTTACTATCACATCACTATTCATAAATGAGATTTACATCATTTAGTAGTATTCATCTATACTTATAAGGTTATCTATTCTCACtaggtttttgaaattttgtataAATAGTCAGATTCcaataaactttgattttatatatatattaactattttatttttattaaataataaataatagtacaTGATTTATACACATTGATTTCcgaaatgaataataaataaaaatataaattttttatccaataaataATTACTAACAAATTATTAATCAAGCCTATTTATCAAGCCAGTAACAAATTATTATGGAGGACTTTGAGGGATTGAGTTAATGGTTAacgagttttctttttttcttaaattttaatgtttgatatttaatactagcatctaaaaaaatcatttaattcttctaaaaacatcattaatatatttttaaaatcatatgaaaattaatttaatttaattatacgtCAAGCTAGTTTGAGAATAACTTTATTATCCAATAAAAAAGTTACCTATAAATATAAGGTAATTAACAAGTTATCAGTAAAAACACGATAAATTTTGGGAAAATACTAAATGATTGTTCAAAAAGaggttaagaaaataaaaaaaatgaaactttatgttgaaatgcaatattttttattgataaaactagaaaactaatttcttaactttttatttagtttggaaAACAAATTTTAGAGATTCTTTATGGACTTTATTTACAAATTTCCtactatttttcaaattaaaataagacaCAAATACATCAATTTGTTTCTGTAGCTTTTTATAATGTaaagtattaaaattattattttttatgtttttatttttagttagtattataaatttaatttttataataagtctattataaagatatttttcagttgagaatataattttttatgattatttttaatttcaataaaataaaataaatattctataattaaattataacaaatacaaaatttaaGATGACCTTCATAAactatggttttgattttttttgaaaaactagttataatcatgaagtattttttatttttttatgaaaaaaattatctttattttcaacaaaaaatattttaattctttattaaaaaaactgaaaaaaaaatactggaaataga
Coding sequences within it:
- the LOC133670012 gene encoding binding partner of ACD11 1-like isoform X4; the protein is MQTRTVEVRNVSDLASEREVHEFFSFSGEIENIHIQRDNGQSKTAFVTFKDPKALEIALLLSGATIVDQIVAITPVENYVPNHEPQEVRNMDIAIHVVPSEDFSSNVEGKTSPSGSGRVYVSRAQEVVTSMLAKGSAIGQDAMNKAKAFDEKHRLSANASEKVISFDRRVGLTEKLTVGISVVNEKVKSVDQRLHVSDKTMAAIFAAERKINDTGSAVKSSRYVSAGTAWLNGAFSKVAKAGQVAGTKTRAKFNLAVSNLTAKESPIAV
- the LOC133670012 gene encoding binding partner of ACD11 1-like isoform X3, which codes for MQTRTVEVRNVSDLASEREVHEFFSFSGEIENIHIQRDNGQSKTAFVTFKDPKALEIALLLSGATIVDQIVAITPVENYVPNHEPQEVRNMDIAIHVVPSEDFSSNVEGKTSPSGSGRVYVSRAQEVVTSMLAKGSAIGQDAMNKAKAFDEKHRLSANASEKVISFDRRVGLTEKLTVGISVVNEKVKSVDQRLHVSDKTMAAIFAAERKINDTGSAVKSSRYVSAGTAWLNGAFSKVAKAGQVAGTKTRAKFNLAVSNLTAKESPIAV
- the LOC133670012 gene encoding binding partner of ACD11 1-like isoform X2, which codes for MQTRTVEVRNVSDLASEREVHEFFSFSGEIENIHIQRDNGQSKTAFVTFKDPKALEIALLLSGATIVDQIVAITPVENYVPNHEPQEVRNMDIAIHVVPSEDFSSNVEQGKTSPSGSGRVYVSRAQEVVTSMLAKGSAIGQDAMNKAKAFDEKHRLSANASEKVISFDRRVGLTEKLTVGISVVNEKVKSVDQRLHVSDKTMAAIFAAERKINDTGSAVKSSRYVSAGTAWLNGAFSKVAKAGQVAGTKTRAKFNLAVSNLTAKESPIAV
- the LOC133670012 gene encoding binding partner of ACD11 1-like isoform X1; protein product: MQTRTVEVRNVSDLASEREVHEFFSFSGEIENIHIQRDNGQSKTAFVTFKDPKALEIALLLSGATIVDQIVAITPVENYVPNHEPQEVRNMDIAIHVVPSEDFSSNVEQGKTSPSGSGRVYVSRAQEVVTSMLAKGSAIGQDAMNKAKAFDEKHRLSANASEKVISFDRRVGLTEKLTVGISVVNEKVKSVDQRLHVSDKTMAAIFAAERKINDTGSAVKSSRYVSAGTAWLNGAFSKVAKAGQVAGTKTRAKFNLAVSNLTAKESPIAV